The Streptomyces seoulensis genome contains a region encoding:
- a CDS encoding sensor histidine kinase, with translation MGPTWRLPGRSRTGLRSLRTTFAVSFAAVTAAVTILVGILSYGSAARLVRVDQQSVFTQVVRDVRAEVRQHAMTPDDFSSSRPGHDLVRPARTDVQVLGARGEVVDHGAPGLPVTARDREVAGARSAGELAQHKDVRVGEDLFRVATVSLGRGEGAVQVAQEFSDTEDLLRALQRRTLILMAAVVVGAGLFGWWLARRITRRLVLLTSAAEDVARTRRLGIQVPVTGPDEVGRLGRAFDRMLGRLAQSEEDQRRLVQDAGHELRTPLTSLRTNISLLRRIDELPPGTREDLVADLTLEARELTDLVNELVDLAAGQSDSEPPQRVDLADIAEDVVGLTGRRTGREIVLTVSGDTYAEGRPGLLQRALSNLVENAAKFDREGTAPIEVRVSGAARAGTVRVEVLDRGPGIAEGDLLRIFDRFYRAADARSQPGSGLGLSIVREIAMSHGGAPFASRREGGGAVIGFTVGGGVVGDSD, from the coding sequence GTGGGTCCCACCTGGCGGCTGCCGGGCCGGTCCCGCACCGGGCTGCGCTCGCTGCGCACCACGTTCGCCGTGTCGTTCGCGGCCGTCACCGCCGCCGTCACGATCCTGGTCGGCATCCTGTCCTACGGTTCGGCGGCGCGGCTGGTCCGGGTCGACCAGCAGTCGGTGTTCACCCAGGTCGTGCGGGACGTCCGGGCCGAGGTGCGGCAGCACGCGATGACCCCGGACGACTTCTCCTCCTCCCGGCCCGGCCATGACCTGGTGCGGCCCGCCCGTACCGATGTGCAGGTGCTCGGGGCGCGCGGGGAGGTCGTGGACCACGGCGCCCCCGGTCTGCCCGTCACCGCCCGCGACCGTGAGGTGGCCGGCGCGCGGAGCGCGGGGGAGCTGGCCCAGCACAAGGACGTACGGGTGGGTGAGGACCTGTTCCGGGTGGCCACCGTCTCGCTGGGCCGGGGCGAGGGCGCGGTGCAGGTGGCGCAGGAGTTCAGCGACACCGAGGACCTGCTGCGTGCCCTGCAGCGGCGCACGCTGATCCTGATGGCGGCGGTGGTGGTGGGGGCCGGGCTGTTCGGCTGGTGGCTGGCCCGCCGCATCACCCGGCGCCTGGTGCTGCTGACCTCGGCCGCCGAGGACGTGGCCCGCACCCGCCGTCTGGGCATCCAGGTGCCGGTCACCGGGCCGGACGAGGTGGGGCGCCTGGGCCGCGCGTTCGACCGGATGCTGGGCCGGCTCGCCCAGTCCGAGGAGGATCAGCGGCGGCTGGTGCAGGACGCGGGGCACGAGCTGCGTACCCCGCTGACCTCGTTGCGGACGAACATCTCGCTGCTGCGCCGGATCGACGAACTGCCGCCGGGGACGCGGGAGGACCTGGTGGCGGACCTCACGCTGGAGGCGCGGGAGCTGACCGACCTGGTCAACGAGCTGGTGGATCTGGCCGCCGGGCAGTCCGACTCCGAGCCGCCGCAGCGGGTGGACCTCGCGGACATCGCGGAGGACGTGGTGGGGCTCACGGGGCGGCGTACCGGGCGGGAGATCGTGCTGACGGTGAGCGGGGACACGTACGCCGAGGGCCGTCCGGGGCTGCTGCAGCGGGCGCTGTCGAACCTGGTGGAGAACGCGGCCAAGTTCGACCGGGAGGGTACGGCGCCCATCGAGGTCCGGGTCTCGGGGGCGGCGCGGGCGGGGACGGTCCGGGTGGAGGTGCTGGACCGGGGGCCGGGTATCGCCGAGGGCGACCTGCTGCGGATCTTCGACCGCTTCTACCGGGCCGCCGACGCCCGCTCCCAGCCCGGCTCGGGGCTCGGGCTGTCCATCGTCCGCGAGATCGCCATGTCCCACGGCGGCGCGCCCTTCGCCAGCCGCCGGGAGGGCGGGGGCGCGGTGATCGGGTTCACGGTGGGCGGGGGTGTCGTGGGGGACTCGGACTAG
- a CDS encoding response regulator transcription factor, with translation MPHTVLLAEDDRAIRHALERALTLEGYEVTAVADGVEALAQAHRTPPDVLLLDVMMPGIDGLQVCRVLRAEGVRTPVLMLTALVETADRIAGLDAGADDYVVKPFDVEEVFARLRALLRRTAPAPADEPGPVREGRHSDRQIEGAGIRMDLQARRAWRGSRELELTRTEFELLELLVRNAGIVLDHATIYDRIWGYDFGPGSKNLAVYVGYLRRKLDAPGAPQLIHTVRGVGYVLREE, from the coding sequence GTGCCCCACACTGTGCTCCTCGCCGAAGACGACCGTGCCATCCGCCACGCCCTGGAGCGGGCCCTGACCCTGGAGGGCTACGAGGTGACGGCGGTCGCCGACGGCGTCGAGGCGCTCGCGCAGGCCCACCGCACCCCGCCGGACGTGCTGCTCCTGGACGTGATGATGCCGGGCATCGACGGCCTCCAGGTCTGCCGGGTGCTGCGGGCCGAGGGCGTCCGCACCCCCGTCCTGATGCTCACCGCGCTGGTGGAGACCGCCGACCGCATCGCGGGCCTGGACGCGGGCGCGGACGACTACGTGGTCAAGCCCTTCGACGTGGAGGAGGTCTTCGCCCGGCTGCGCGCCCTGCTGCGCCGCACCGCCCCGGCCCCGGCGGACGAGCCCGGCCCGGTCCGCGAGGGCCGGCACTCCGACCGGCAGATCGAGGGCGCGGGCATCCGCATGGACCTCCAGGCCCGCCGGGCCTGGCGCGGCAGCCGTGAACTGGAGCTGACCCGCACCGAGTTCGAGCTGCTGGAACTGCTGGTGCGCAACGCGGGCATCGTGCTCGACCACGCCACCATCTACGACCGCATCTGGGGCTACGACTTCGGCCCCGGCTCCAAGAACCTCGCCGTCTACGTCGGCTACCTGCGCCGCAAGCTGGACGCGCCCGGCGCCCCGCAGCTCATCCACACCGTGCGCGGTGTGGGCTACGTGCTGCGGGAGGAGTAG
- a CDS encoding MarR family winged helix-turn-helix transcriptional regulator → MAGNDSARPRLLAELDAVSRRYIASYALFNQAVADRIGLHPTDLQCLNLLTLEPEPVTTGHVAALTGLTTGSATRLVDRLERAGYVVRRRDAGDRRRVLVVPVPERIAEFRRAWEELSGDWSRIFGELDDTELAVIIGHMERTVRFTGERIARLREGRDADGGGVSAGAAPVRAG, encoded by the coding sequence ATGGCCGGGAACGACAGCGCGCGGCCCAGGCTGCTGGCGGAGCTGGACGCCGTGTCGCGCCGCTACATCGCCTCCTACGCCCTGTTCAACCAGGCCGTCGCCGACCGCATCGGACTGCACCCCACCGATCTGCAGTGCCTGAACCTGCTCACGCTGGAGCCCGAGCCCGTCACCACCGGCCATGTCGCCGCGCTGACCGGGCTCACCACCGGCTCCGCGACCCGCCTGGTGGACCGGCTGGAACGCGCCGGGTACGTCGTACGGCGCCGGGACGCGGGCGACCGGCGCCGGGTGCTGGTCGTCCCCGTGCCGGAGCGGATCGCCGAGTTCCGCCGCGCGTGGGAGGAGCTGTCCGGCGACTGGTCGCGCATCTTCGGTGAGCTGGACGACACCGAACTGGCCGTGATCATCGGGCACATGGAGCGGACCGTCCGGTTCACCGGCGAGCGGATCGCCCGGCTGCGCGAGGGCCGGGACGCCGACGGGGGAGGCGTGAGCGCGGGGGCGGCGCCGGTGAGAGCCGGGTAA
- a CDS encoding YnfA family protein: MLIARSAALFVVAALFEIGGAWLVWQGVREHRGWLWATGGVLALGAYGFVATFQPDAHFGRILAAYGGIFVAGSILWGVVADGYRPDRFDITGALICLAGMAVIMWAPRNGG, encoded by the coding sequence ATGCTCATCGCGCGTTCCGCCGCCCTCTTCGTCGTCGCCGCCCTCTTCGAGATCGGCGGCGCCTGGCTGGTCTGGCAGGGTGTGCGCGAGCACCGGGGCTGGCTGTGGGCGACCGGCGGGGTGCTGGCGCTGGGTGCGTACGGGTTCGTCGCCACCTTCCAGCCGGACGCCCACTTCGGCCGCATCCTCGCCGCGTACGGCGGCATCTTCGTGGCGGGCTCGATCCTGTGGGGCGTGGTCGCCGACGGCTACCGCCCCGACCGCTTCGACATCACCGGCGCCCTGATCTGCCTGGCCGGCATGGCCGTGATCATGTGGGCCCCGAGGAACGGCGGCTGA
- a CDS encoding SDR family NAD(P)-dependent oxidoreductase: protein MASAPSAASRIAVVTGASSGIGAATARQLAAAGYRVVLTARRADRIEALAKELTEAGHSATAYPLDVTDRAAVDEFAGAFRTIGVLVNNAGGALGADPVATADPDHWRTMFETNVLGTLNLTQALLPKLEASGDGTVVVVSSTAGLATYEGGAGYVAAKHAEHVLAETLRLEIVGKPVRVLEIAPGMVKTEEFALTRFDGDTEKAAKVYAGVAEPLTADDVAESITWAVTRPSHVNVDLMVLRPRAQASNTKVHREL from the coding sequence ATGGCCAGCGCCCCTTCCGCCGCGTCCCGTATCGCCGTCGTCACGGGAGCGAGCAGCGGTATCGGCGCGGCCACCGCGCGGCAGCTCGCGGCGGCCGGCTACCGGGTGGTGCTCACCGCGCGCCGCGCCGACCGCATCGAGGCGCTGGCGAAGGAACTGACCGAGGCGGGCCACTCGGCCACCGCCTACCCGCTGGACGTGACGGACCGGGCGGCCGTCGACGAGTTCGCCGGTGCCTTCCGCACCATCGGCGTGCTGGTCAACAACGCGGGCGGAGCGCTGGGCGCCGACCCGGTGGCCACCGCCGACCCGGACCACTGGCGCACGATGTTCGAGACGAACGTCCTCGGCACCCTCAACCTCACCCAGGCCCTGCTGCCCAAGCTGGAGGCGAGCGGCGACGGCACGGTGGTCGTCGTCTCCTCCACCGCCGGGCTCGCCACCTACGAGGGCGGCGCGGGCTACGTCGCCGCCAAGCACGCCGAGCACGTCCTCGCCGAGACCCTCCGCCTGGAGATCGTCGGCAAGCCGGTCCGGGTCCTGGAGATCGCCCCCGGCATGGTCAAGACCGAGGAGTTCGCCCTGACCCGCTTCGACGGCGACACCGAGAAGGCGGCCAAGGTCTACGCGGGCGTGGCCGAACCCCTCACGGCCGACGACGTGGCCGAGTCCATCACCTGGGCGGTGACCCGCCCCAGCCACGTCAACGTGGACCTCATGGTCCTGCGCCCCCGGGCCCAGGCGTCCAACACCAAGGTCCACCGGGAGCTGTGA
- a CDS encoding RtcB family protein, which yields MSYVEIPGARVPVRMWTDPATVEEGALRQLQNVATLPWIEGLAVMPDVHYGKGATVGSVIAMRDAVCPAAVGVDIGCGMSAVKTSLTANDLPGDLSRLRSRIEQAIPVGRGLHTDAVDPGRFHALPTAGWDTFWSRFDSVAQPVRFRRERAALQMGTLGGGNHYIELLLDSEGAVWLTLHSGSRNIGKELAEHHIGVAQKLPHNQGLVDRDLAVFVADTPQMAAYRNDLFWAQEYAKYNRTIMMALLKDVIRKEFKKAKPAFEPEISCHHNYVAEERYDGKDLLVTRKGAIRAGAGEYGIIPGSMGTSSYIVKGLGNTAAFNSASHGAGRRMSRSAAKRRFSTRDLEEQTRGVECRKDSGVVDEIPGAYKNIDQVMEQQRDLVEVVAKLKQFVCVKG from the coding sequence ATGTCGTACGTGGAGATACCGGGCGCCCGCGTCCCGGTGCGGATGTGGACCGACCCCGCCACGGTCGAGGAGGGCGCGCTGCGCCAGCTCCAGAACGTGGCCACCCTGCCCTGGATCGAGGGCCTCGCCGTGATGCCGGACGTGCACTACGGCAAGGGCGCCACGGTCGGCTCCGTCATCGCCATGCGCGACGCGGTGTGCCCGGCCGCGGTGGGTGTCGACATCGGCTGCGGGATGTCGGCGGTGAAGACGTCACTGACGGCGAACGACCTGCCGGGGGACCTGTCCCGCCTGCGCTCCCGCATCGAGCAGGCGATCCCGGTGGGCCGCGGCCTGCACACCGACGCCGTCGACCCCGGCCGCTTCCACGCCCTGCCGACCGCGGGCTGGGACACCTTCTGGTCCCGCTTCGACTCGGTCGCCCAGCCGGTCCGCTTCCGCAGGGAGCGGGCGGCGTTGCAGATGGGGACGCTGGGGGGCGGCAACCACTACATCGAGCTTCTGCTCGATTCCGAGGGCGCGGTCTGGCTCACCCTGCACTCCGGTTCCCGGAACATCGGCAAGGAACTGGCCGAGCACCACATCGGCGTCGCGCAGAAACTCCCGCACAACCAGGGCCTGGTCGACCGCGACCTCGCCGTCTTCGTCGCGGACACCCCGCAGATGGCGGCCTACCGCAACGACCTGTTCTGGGCGCAGGAGTACGCCAAGTACAACCGCACGATCATGATGGCGCTCCTGAAGGACGTGATCCGCAAGGAGTTCAAGAAGGCGAAGCCCGCCTTCGAGCCGGAGATCTCCTGCCACCACAACTACGTGGCGGAGGAACGGTACGACGGCAAGGACCTGTTGGTGACCCGCAAGGGCGCGATCCGCGCGGGCGCCGGTGAGTACGGCATCATCCCCGGCTCCATGGGGACGAGTTCGTACATCGTCAAGGGCCTCGGCAACACCGCCGCCTTCAACTCCGCCTCGCACGGCGCCGGCCGGCGCATGAGCCGCAGCGCGGCCAAGCGCCGGTTCAGCACCCGGGACCTGGAGGAGCAGACGCGGGGCGTGGAGTGCCGCAAGGACTCCGGCGTGGTCGACGAGATCCCCGGCGCCTACAAGAACATCGACCAGGTGATGGAGCAGCAGCGCGACCTGGTCGAAGTGGTGGCCAAGCTCAAGCAGTTCGTCTGTGTGAAGGGGTGA